The sequence below is a genomic window from Desulfomonile tiedjei.
AGAAAGGACGCCAGCTTAAATCTATGGAGGTCCTGTCCGCAGTCCTGGACGCGGATGTGCTCATAGCCGTGCCGGTGGGCAAGTCTCATTCCTCCTCGGGGGTGAGCCTTTCCATGAAAGGCATGATGGGACTTATTCACGATCGCGTCTCTTTCCACAGCCGATATGACCTGCATGAGTCGATAGTGGACATGGTTAGCGTGCTCAAGCCGCATCTAGTGGTCATTGACGGCACCCGCATCCTGAGCACCGGCGGCCCCGGCGGCCCGGGCAAGGTCATCCCGCTGAACCTGGTAATAGCCTCTCCCGACATGGTTGCGGCAGATGCGCAGATGGTGGCTTTAGGCACGTGGTACGGGCGAGAGTTCAAGCCTGACCAGGTTCGCCACATCAAACTGGCAGCGGAACGCGGTCTGGGCTCTATGGACCTGCAAAAGCTCAATGTGAAGAATATTAAAGTGTAATGCGATTTCAACGACTTACGCAGGCCGTCACACTTACGATCTTCGTGGTGCTGATGGCCTTGGCCGCGTACCCTTTCGATGAAGGCCTGCTTGCGGAATTCTTTCTGCGCTTGGACCCGCTGATTACCGTGGGCACAAGCGTAGCTACCCGCGAACTTTCAGCCTATTTCATCCCCGGATTCGTCTTTTTGGCACTGGTCCTCTTGATGGGCAGGTTCTTCTGCGGGCACATTTGCCCGATGGGCACGACGCTGGACGTGCTGCAAGTCCCTCTCGGTCCCAGGAGAAAGCCTTCCGTCAAAAGGAATTCCTATGAAGCCACGGTGCGATTCCGCTCGTGGAAATATCTGGGCCTCGCTGCGATCATGTTCGCTGCTCTGGGCGGCATATCATTGGTGTTTCTCGGGTCTCCGCTGTCGTTGGTGACTCGCTTTTACGCACTCGTTCTTTACCCCTTGCTTCTTCTGACGGGTGATTCGGCTTTCCAGTGGGTTCGCCCCTTGCTTGCCGATTCATGGTTGCCCGGCGCGGCGTATATTCAAATTCCTCAGAAAGTATTTGCCACGAATTTATTCGTGGCGATGCTTTTCATAGGTGTCGCTGCCCTGGCATACGCTCAACCCAGGTTCTGGTGCAGGAATCTCTGTCCCGCCGGAGCGTTGATGGGCTTGTTGGCCAGGTCACCTCTTTTTAGGCGCCGAGTTGATGATTCCTGCAACGGTTGTGGACGCTGTATCCGAGAATGCCCCACAGCAGCCATATCCGAGGATCCGACAAGGACCGCATATTCCGATTGTATCGTCTGCTTGCGATGCGTAGAGGTTTGTCCGGAATCGGCCGTCAGGTTCTCCGGTATCCGGCGGTCCGGCGAGGTTCCACGGACGGTGGACCTGACCAGACGCGGTATTTTGTTGGGCATGGGGTCAGGACTATTGACAGCAGGGCTTTTCCGGACGTCTATTAGCCAACCCAGAGCCCTGGGCACGGAGAGGGTACTGGTTCCGGAGGATCTCATACGCCCGCCAGGCGCTCTACCCGAACCGGACTTCCTCACACGGTGCATTCGTTGCGGTGAGTGTATGAAAGCCTGTCCCACTAACACGCTTCAACCCGTGTGGCTCAAAGCCGGCTTAGAAGGGCTGTTCAGCCCCGTGATGATCCCCAGGCTGGCTGCTTGTGCGGTTCACTGCAATGTCTGCGGTAAAGTATGCCCTACTGGAGCGATTCGAGATCTTCTGCTCGTTGAAAAAAATCATGCCAAGGTGGGTACGGCGTGGATAGTGAGGCAGAACTGCCTCGTGTGGGAACAAGACAAGAAGTGCCTCATTTGCGATGAGGTTTGTCCGTACAATGCTCTGTCTTTTCAGGCGGTTCCAGGGCTGCACAATGCCGCGCCCTTTGTCCTGGAGAACCGATGCACCGGATGCGGGTGGTGTGAGAATAAATGCCCCGTCGAAGGCGCCTCCGCCATCAGGGTGAACGTTATCGGTGAACTGCGGCTGGCCAAGGGCTCATATGTGGAAAAGGCGCGAGATTACGGTTTGATATTCAAGGCAAAAGACAACTCGGCCGACCGGCTGGCTCCAGGTACTTTTGACGTGCCACAACAAGAACTCGATGCACAACCTTTGTCGGAGAGCCCAAATTCCTCGGAAACCGGGCTGCCACCGGGATTCATCGTGAAATAAACACTGACAGAGTCGCGACGATCTGCTATTATTCTGGAGAGGAGAAGTTCGCTTTCTCCAGGAAATTCACGCGGATAGAAAGCAGGATTTAGAGCCGAGAACATTCGTGTTACCCTTACTGACCCAAACACTATCCCAATGTCCCACGTTCCCTGAATCCGCCATCTCCTCAGACATGTGCGACGTAGACCATAGGGGCATGAAGGATCGGAGTGAAGCACAGGCATGAACGGCGCCCAGGCTGACGACAGCGATATAGGCCGCATGTGGAAAGAAGCGGAGTTTTATGAGGCTCAAGGACTGTATGACCATGCGGTCCTGGTGTACCAGTCTATCCTGCATAGAGAACCCGATAATCGCAGGGCTCAGGCCAAGGTCGTACAAATTCAATTGACCCAGCGTATGATGGATACTTCGCTCTCTCGGCGGTCGCCGGGCGAGGTTTCGCCTCGCATGGCCCTGGACTTGGGTGTCGCCTACATGGGCATGAATCTGTACGCTGAGGCCCTTGAGGAATTCAAGAGGGCTCTCTCTTCGGGCCCGCCGGTCAAAGTTGAAGCGCTGCGCTATGCTGCGGCCTGTCTGGTCAATTTGCGGAATTATGAAGAAGCTCAGGTCATTCTGGAAAAGCTGATCGGGAACCCAGCCCTAAGAGCGGCTGAGAAAGCCGATATCATAGGTGAAGTGGTCGGGATATATATTGATCAAGGGGCTTTTGACAGGGCTCGCGCGCTCTTTGCCAGGCTGACGGACGAACAGAAGGAGTTCATAGAAGGCTATGAAGACATAGTCAGTGCCCTTGCCGCTGGAGATCTCAAGAAGGAGGTCCGCCCCGAACAGCCCGGCGGGAGAGAAGTCGTGGCGCGGCAACCTGCTGCAGAACAAGTGGAAGAGGCGCACCCTGAAGACTCCCGTGTTATGTCACGAGAACTCGAGCAATTCATACCTCTGGACACTCCTGTAAGCTATTCCTTGAACAACAAAGCCTGGTTTGAGGGCAGTTGTTCGAAGCTG
It includes:
- a CDS encoding 4Fe-4S binding protein, with protein sequence MRFQRLTQAVTLTIFVVLMALAAYPFDEGLLAEFFLRLDPLITVGTSVATRELSAYFIPGFVFLALVLLMGRFFCGHICPMGTTLDVLQVPLGPRRKPSVKRNSYEATVRFRSWKYLGLAAIMFAALGGISLVFLGSPLSLVTRFYALVLYPLLLLTGDSAFQWVRPLLADSWLPGAAYIQIPQKVFATNLFVAMLFIGVAALAYAQPRFWCRNLCPAGALMGLLARSPLFRRRVDDSCNGCGRCIRECPTAAISEDPTRTAYSDCIVCLRCVEVCPESAVRFSGIRRSGEVPRTVDLTRRGILLGMGSGLLTAGLFRTSISQPRALGTERVLVPEDLIRPPGALPEPDFLTRCIRCGECMKACPTNTLQPVWLKAGLEGLFSPVMIPRLAACAVHCNVCGKVCPTGAIRDLLLVEKNHAKVGTAWIVRQNCLVWEQDKKCLICDEVCPYNALSFQAVPGLHNAAPFVLENRCTGCGWCENKCPVEGASAIRVNVIGELRLAKGSYVEKARDYGLIFKAKDNSADRLAPGTFDVPQQELDAQPLSESPNSSETGLPPGFIVK